cttcttttgtttcttcagTGAATTGTTTGATTGGTAAATTTGCCGGCGACTTCCTTATTATGTAAATCACATAGAGTCGAGGTAGAGCCCTATTATCAACCAAATTGCTTAGGTATTAGTCCAGAAAATAAAGGAACACCAATTTATAGTTTAAAACTTTGATACTATATTACCTCTGAGGATCCTTCCCGAGTAGTGGAGGCAGGACATATTGTTTTATGAGATCCCTGCAAAAACtacattaaccaaaaaaaaaattaacgtaGACCACCTTTCATTCTTATCAATACAAATAATTaggaatctatcttattaaaggtgaagtacaaattcggtgcgtttggatacttggataagattattaaaaaaatttggtgtgtttggctATAGGTGTAACAAATGGTTCACGATTATTgctaacttaaaaaaaaaaaatctataaccAAATCTTACTCACCACCTAATAAATATCTTAGGcaatctaataaaaaaaatctataaccTTCTCTTTCTCTCGATTCTTTCTTCCCAAGTAAAAGtcataacataattaaatatactttcCCTTAATGCCACACTTTTTTCGCtagatatttagaaaattaactAATACTTCAATACAAAATATCGATATCCCCTATCCCTTTTGCACGCTAAAACTGTTTAGAAAAATATTCTCATTAACAAAATCTTAGATTGCATAagtatatctatcttattaaagctgaagtacaatttcactgtgtttggatacttgaataagagttttaaaaaaaattggtgtgtttggaaacatggattgtagtctttaaaaataataattttgtttggaaacaaagatagtagtattaaacagaaaaattaatgggcttaagtcattaagtccattataaaagaatgttgtcaatatatataagaaaaatacaatacaaagcccaatttgaaataccaactcaaattatggtttttatatttcatattaagtttttaaaatataatatatgtaattatttatatgatgatacgtattaaatactattaattatatgattacttatatgatggtacatacaaaatacgattaattatatgatgaaattatatgatatataataatgactaaggatgagttttcagacatccatacgggtttggttctgattggtttgcgtttcgggttttcgaggtcaaagatttcagtcctattaggatgtttctaaatttttgtttgagtttgattcggatctttgcgggtttagtttgggtttggataacctatttaaattatttttaaagttttaaatcactatatattttaaatttctcaaaatctataaataaagtaatatattacctataaatttaaataacatatgtcagaatacataagcttaacatatcaattgggttgatttaaaattttggatacggaatcaataattattttaagtatttttggtgatttgagtatactttaactatttcagatatttgtttttgactatctatatatattttcaagtattttaaaccaatttaaaattatcattcttgatgttttatatacgttaaatataaaaatatttaatatataagtatataaatctatttttagataaattcaggtacacgaatatttcggttcggatccgattcggttctctaactaacaaaattttgaataattcgactatttaatcaatttatgttcaggtttggtactatatttacggattggtatcagttctgttccttggattcattttattaaaccctaataattacatgaaaaacaaatatcatcatatttttaaaaatatacatccgcgtaggtgcagagatcaaagtctataatcatttattttaacaataagtcaaataaatatgttgattgaagagcgaataaaacaaaactagagaaatacatagtttatcagagacactctatgtgtcgaatttattaaaaaaaattattaaaataaataaattcaataattacaaataaataatatattttataaaagtgaaaaataatacccgcgctttcgaagcgcgggtcaaaatctagttacacTTACTACCGGAGAATGGTTACAATCAAATTCAGTATCAATCTCTGAAGTAGTCAAAATCTTAACCACTTTGTAAGGTATATTCTGGTACAAATAATTATCTTTCTCAATAGCAATTTTGAACATATAGTTTTTCCCAATCAACTCAGACAGAACAGAAGGAAAAATTTCCAGAACTTCATTCTACATTGTTAACCATAAGAATATTAGGATTTCACTTAACCTTAAAGAAAATGCCGTACTAAAACGGTTGAGAtaacaaatttaatattagttgAATACTGACCTTATTAGATTTTTCACCAGTTCTGTTTAGGTAACGGAGCCGTATCAATTGTTGTGCAATTTTGTCAAACACAAGAAACTTGGTGTCGCTAGAATTATCAATAACCACCATTTCAAACTTCAACCTATACACAGAACAACAAATACATTAAGCCAAAATATTCCTGTACTGCCGATGTAAAAAATAGTActctgaaatataaataattacctACGTGGTCGTTTTGGACAATATGTTTTACAGTTGACACAATAgtaattatttgaaataaagAAATCATTATTTGATCCATCAATAGAGTCTTTAGGCACAGTCAAAGCTTTCTGTGCGCAGATTTTGCAACAAACATAGAACCATCCCTTTTCAGTATCAATGGCAGCAATGGTACACATAACAATACACATCTGAACCTATGCAGTAAAGAAATCTGGTCACCCCCGAGAAGTTCCAAgtaatatgaattttaattaataagagTCAGCAATGTAATTACCTGTTTGGTTGCCAATACCTCAGCAATTGTTTTCATTGGGGTAGCAACAAAAAATTGTTCCTTCTCGAATATATCAGAAAAAGTACAAAGAGGCTTCGAATCCACCATTTTTAAAACCAGATCATCCTTTGGTAATCTGCAATAATAAATACAAAGCAGATAAAATTATAACCACATAATTTAGGCTAATTTAGATAAATGTACACATGTAAGACATTGTTTATAATTCAATAGCttacaatgaaacaaaatatgtaACCTCTTCCATGCCAGGATTGATGGCGACATCAGAGACTTGGTAGGCATTAGAAACAGTACAATCATCTAgatacataataaaaaaattacagttTTTTAAAATGAACTACAGATGATTTCAATTTAATAAGCATAATATATAGTGACAACTTTATAAATATGACACATATACTACCTTTCACAATATGGACCTTCCCAAACCTTAAAATGATCACAGCCTGTTGTACTGAGAGTTGAATAAAGTCGCTAACATCCAAAGCAAATTTACCCCACAAAACAATATTGAGCCGACAATCACTGTAAGTAAGAAAAACATTGGACAATGATTCTCAATACTTTCATATTACTAAGACTGTTAGATTGAGAATAATAATGAAAACTTTACTTTTCATTCCGGAGTACCAAAGAAATTTTTTTAGTGTCCTTTCCATTGACACAAACAATGTCCAAGTCACTAACCTCAACTATCTGTCCGATAACGTCTACAGAAAATCCAgtaaacaaaggtttaaaagtttaaatagtaattaaaaaaattattaccatAACAACCAAAAACAAATATGTATACTCACCGATCAAGTAATCTGTGTTAACACCACCATATAAAATATCGCAGAATCGACTGGCTGGAAACCAGTTAGGCGGTCAGGGAGAAATTCACATACACGGACACGGGTAGAGTTTAAAAACTCTATCATGTATGGATGTTTGGTTGTTCGATATGAACCCCCAGCGGTGGTGACTGAGAAATTTATGATCACCTTTGTATAACCCTCTTTCAAGTATGGATCAAACCTTGGTACCAATTTCTCATTAACTGAAGCATGAATTTTATTTCCCTGTCAATTGTACAAACAATAATTTAATTCAttcgaaattatataaataaatgaatccATCAGCAACACTTACTCTGAAATCGCATAAGACCATCTCAATACTCTTTCCACTAGCTGTTGAATAGTTTTTCCACAAACGAATTATCTTTATCTTTATCTTCCACATGGAATTGTTAGGtttcaactccaaaatagagttGAAAGTAAACATCACAGATTAGGTTTCTCCTTGATATGCTTTGTCCTTTAgtatttttatatctatattttttggGAATGAAAAGACGGTGTAAATATATAGTGTTATATATGAAAACTTATAATTTTTGTCGACACAAAAAAGAAGTCCAAATATTCCACATATGTTATACAACGGTGTcattatataaagaaataaagactATAGTAAGTCATAATGGGAAATTTAGGTTactcatatatacataaaatttgaaatttggtAACCAAGTTTTGCGATTACCAATCCAGACTCCTTCGCAAATTATATTACctaaaaagattaaatttttAACCAAGTATTGCCATTACTATTACAATTCCCCTTtgaaaattataacaatttcaGTACATTAGAGAAGTAGAATATATAACACGaaggttaaatatttttaagctgatgaaatatttcattttcctTTATGTTGGTAAGACAGGGTTTAAAGCAAACCAACGATAACCGGTGATTTTTTAATCTTGGAGCAATAAGGAAGCCAAGAATATCACGTCCCATGGAAATTACACTGACGTTCGATAGAAAAGACACTACTTAAAAAGGTACGTCTCCAATACAAATAGAATTTAGAGTAACCTCTTGAGCGGAATAATAATTAACCCTGTTAAAATATTTCGAATAGGATTAAATAATAGAAGTTGATTAGCGTAGTTGATTGGTAgtaatactatataatattaacaaattacataaacaataaaccaaacaaaaaacggGCCAGTTCGATCACCAAGACAAATCGATTTCTCTGAACTAAAACTAAccaaatataacaatataagCTATATATATGAAGTACCTGACCAGTTCGATCACCAAGATTATGCATGGCATTTCTTTATTGCAATGATGCATGAGACGAAATGACAACACAATATCAGACAGCCTTTTTAAAGCTGCACGGAtcacatcaaatattttttgattcttgcacaaatttataatctaaaacaagcctatctatttgtttatataacttTCTCTTCCATCCTTTCATGCAAACCACCTCAAAACCATATTTGGTAAACGCAGCAAATTAAAGCAAACAAACTCAACATCCCTTACTAAAGAAAGACAATGTCATCCGAGAATTCTATAAACAATTATCCTTCCCAAGAAAGCTTAGGTGACTCGGTCGACGAAAATTCATTGAGGTCAGATCCCGATGTCTATTTCCGTACCGTTAGGCTCGACTATTTTGTGGTGAATCCGATGGAAATGTTGACGAATCACGCCAACTTCAAAGCACTCTGTTTAGAGCATGACAACGCCCAAGCACACTACATTGAAGGCTTCCTCAAATACTTTATGGAAGACCAGAAACGAATTGGTTCGCGCCATCTCCGCCTGTCATCATATGGGGGCAATGATCAAGGTACTTATCTCTATGGTCTTTTACTGCTAGCACGGGGTTACTATCCCCAAGGAAAAAAATACTTGGATAAACTCAAGTGGAAGCTAGAAATAGAAACCTCTGATCATTGCTGGACCATCATCAAGAACTCACTCATCGATATCCCCCACATAATGAAGCATGAGTACTATGTAAATATGATCAACCTTAAGCCACACGGAACATGCAATCCGGATAACATGGTCAAACTATGCGATCattgttatttatttcaaaaGGGTGAAACAATTTGTCAACTTCGCGAGAAATAAAGAGTAACTGATGGTGAAGAGTTGTGTAATCCTTTTAATCTAGGTCGTAAGATGTTTCATGTTCTATTTCGAATGTTTGTCttcgtttgtttgttttaatcAAGTATGTGTAATCGAGCTTTGATCATGTTATGATCAGTTTTAAAAAATGCAACTTAAAACGGGTTTGTAGTACTTCATttcagaaaattctaaaatacaACCAAAATGTTATATCCAAGACCGATGTATGTCACTTAAGTAAACTAACCATGTAGCAACTAAATGGTAGAAAAAACGATAAACAATAAACCGAAcaaagaaataatataaaagtagAGGCTCTTCATTAATTAAATGTCAAACAAAAACTctcaaaataagataaaaatcataaaaaaccttAGCATGCAAAATAATCCaattcttaaataaaataaaaccaaaatcaaaatattataaatagagTGCCTCCACCATCCAAACTGCCTTCACCTAACTAACTCTAGCCACTTTTATGAATCTTTTCCTTCTTCACTCGGTTGAAACATGGAGCCCGGGTAACAGAGTTTTGATCAACCGCTTCCTCGACGTTAATAACTTGGAGTCCCTTGCGTTTTGCTGGGGTTAGTTCCGGTAGCTGTGAAATCTCCGATGAACCACCCGATAAAATCATAGAACCCTGCAACAACAGTCGATATTAGTAggtataaattaattaaaccaCGAAATCGAACTATAAACAAACTATAAACAAACCTCGGGTGCATCTGAAAGGACAGAGTTTTCTGGAACTTCATTACGAATTacaacctaaattgaattggtAATGTAATATTAATTGACCACTTCCTAAGAATTacaatgaaaataattaaagcACATTACACATTATCTTTACCTGATTGTTTTGCCCATACTCATAGATCATGTCAGCGTCGGTTATGATTTTCAACACTTTGTAAGTGTCATGCTTGTACACAAAATTCTCCCGCTCAATACTGACCTTGAATAAGTAGGTTTTACCCACCAGATCGTTCAGGGCTAGAGGGAGATCTTGGGGTTCTTCAAtctgttaaatatatatgtgataTACGAACATATAATAATCAGTGTATTGTATATCATTACTACCTAATCCTTTATAATACTATAGCAATACCTCGTGACAATTCGGACCAGTCAGCTCAATGCACGGCTGATGAAGTAGTTGAATAGCAAGATTGTCAAATAGGAGAAACTTTGCATTCGCGGTATTATCAAGGACAACCAAATGCAATTTGTACCTATACATAGAATAAGATAATATCGTTATGGTTTACCCGGTCAcaaaatttattctaaaattacatataaaagaATTAGAACATCAATGGCTATAACCAAACCTTGGAAGAAGCTTTGGATTGTATTCTTTGCATTTCTCGCAGTAGTAAGTAAAACCCAACTtactttcatcttcttcatcatcaataTCATCATTAGGGACAATCTGCACCTTTTTGGCACAAACCTTACAACCCAAATAATATCATCCCATGTCGGAATCAATGGCAGCAACGGTACAGAGAACTATACACTTCTCGACCTACATAATCAATTTAGAATTCATTATATGATTATAGTAATTCAGAGTAATAATACAATAACACGCAACCATTATACCTGTCTTGATTCAAACATCTCCGCAATGGTTTTTCGAGGTGTGTGCACAAAAAAATCTTCCTTGTCCGAAACCCCATTAACCATAGCTAGAGGCTTAGAATCAACAATGGCTAAAGCAAGATCATCTTTTGGAAGCCTTTACAAATATTTAACACAAACTATTAAATGCGTATTATACAAATTTGAAGACAACATgaatactattaaaaaaactGAATGTAACATAATACACGAAACAAACTTACAATGCTACAAAAGCTTCGACCTCAGGCATGGTCGGATTAAGTGCAACAATCGAAACATTATAAGCATTGCTGATGCTACGATCCTCTGTcaataccaaaaaaaacagGATTAGATGCTTTAAGAGGATTTGTGAAGAATATATACGTTTCtggaaactaaatataaaaaatggcCATGGCCAATTAGAGATTATTTACCCTTCCAAATTTTAATCTTCCCAAACCGCAACACACATATCACTGAACGTTCTCCACGAACTTGAACAGCTTCAGCAACATCCGCAGCAAATTTCCCCCATAAAACCAATGGGAGACGGTCGTCCCTAATGCATACATCAGTGATTAGTATGTAAAAAGTATGAAATTTAACTTAGGTTCTCTCTTTACAAACTACGTTAGTACATGAGGTCTTACTCAGTGTTACGAAGTTTAATGGTAATCTTGTTAGTGTCTTTTCCATTGACGGAAACAATTTCAAGATGTGTCACTTCCACAATTTCGCCTATGACATCTGTAAgataaaagattaaaatatgAGAAGTGATTTAGAAAAGTTTAGACAGAGTTTATGATACTAACCAACCAAGTAGTCTGCATTGAGAGTTCCATCTAGTAGCGACCGGTAATTAACCGGTTGAAAACCACTTAACACTCTTGGTAAGTCCTCACAGTTTCTCACACGGGTTGTTGCTAGGAAACTTATCTTGTACGGATGATTGGTTGATCAATATGAACCACATGAGTGGTTCAAAGAGAAGTTGATGAAATTTTTTGAACCACCTTCGATTAGGAAGTGATCAAACTGGTTCACCAATTCTTTTTTCACAGTTGCATGAATCTTATCACCCTATATAAGAAcaatcattataaatttattcatTGCTTATATATGTATGATGCAAAAGTAAAGTTATTATACATCTTTGTCAAGAATACTTACATTAGCGTCGATGAGTACCATTTCAATGGTCAGACCACCGGCGGCTGAGTACTGCCTCCAAAGACGGATGATCTTAACTCGGATTCTCCACATGGACTTGAAAGGCTTAAGCTCAGACACTGTGTTCATAGTTAtacaatgtaaaataaatttagaacgTTTGTAATTTGATAGAGGATGTGTTTTGAACTCCATGTAGGCAAATCCATTATATACTAACATTGTTTCCAATGACGATGGTGGACCTATTAACTATACAATATCAGTTATGGCATGATAAAGTAATTGCTAATCTCACAATAGGtaagtttattaattatatacttGCTATGCAAGTTCTTATATATCACGTCCgttttttacttcttcttcaagtatttTACTTCATATGCAAGTATTAATTGAATCTGGACGTTTTGATTCATTTAATGTGTATATGCGTATTATACAATTTCGAACATTCGTCTATTTAAATATGTCAACTAATCAATGCACATGTACGGGATTATTGTGTTGTGTTAAAGAATTGAATGTTACGATTACAGAATTGAATGCAAATTACGTCTCGAGATGACACGTAAGCCAATTGTCTGAGAGACACTGAGGAAACGACACGTAAGCAAGGCACTTTGAGAAtgcttctcaaataatatataggggatgtcTGAATGATCACGTAAATTTATTTGGCTCAACAACAACTTTTCATTATTTAAATGTGAATACATGATTATAATCTCATGAAATCTTAAATCTGACATACAACCGACGAAATTTAATAACGCATAAGAACACTGAGTCAAAACTGGGTCGGATCCTATACTACCCAACAGAGCTGTCTTTTTGTACGTGCAACTAGAGCAGTCGAACagaatccaaaattttagagggtctatagtttttgtttttgttttagtaatagctatacatataaaatcatatattttagaaaatcagataactatcatttaaatttaatttccaTATCTATTaaccaataaatataaattataaatttaattttgttaacacaatcagcaaaaAATGCAATAAATCAGGAAGTAATTAgcatttatatcaattatatattttggaaagtaaaaaatagaTGTTGGTGTTTGTTTTAATATTCAATGTAGGTTtagaaagttaatattttaatttaattatgtttaGGGAACTGTTATTAATTAGTGATTATGAATAGGaagagaaatatataattttcactAATATTCCTAAAAAATAGTAAACACAAAAGAAATACTAGTTTAACCTTCCGtcgtgaaagaaaaaaaaaagagtttccaACTTCTTGTTTAATGAAATTAagactatatttttttttgtctagcCACTATACATATTCTAttgttctattatttttttatagattataGCTTCTGATTACggatataaaaaacataaaaactgaaaattcaTATCTTCAAAGAAGTGTTTTCATaaacatttaattaaaaaacaaaaatatatctttccaccaaaccaaaaaattgGTCGATGATTTTACataaaaaaactagaaaatagtgttatttagaataaaaattagattggtacaataatattttatctggaaaatacataaataattttaaattcttGAAAAAGGTcttgttttttaatttgaatagGGTCTTTATAGAGTTCAAGACGGCCCTGCTACTCAATCTAACTCACCGGTATATTTTTTACCATAGAAAAACGAGTTCCTCCTACGACACGGTCCGAAAGAAACCGTCTCTTAGAACACGTAAATGTTTTAGATCGCCAACGTTCCTTTATAACCAGGAATGCTACATCATACTGTTCCAAAAAAAGCTACATCATATTCAAGGAagataaatccaaactaaacGGTTACGATACGTACGTTGCATCATAAATTTATTAGATTTTGACATTCACATACATCCAAGACGATTATTAACTTTTTCCAAAATGttttcttaaagaaaaacaCCCTAGttaatatcataatatataCTACCAAATATACGActttgataataaatattattaatcatGCACATGTTATACCAGCTACTCGACTCGCCGGGAATCTCTCGGACACGGTTTTCCTAACAAGAGAGTTAATCTCCGGGCCCACTTCCTTCTCTGTTGACTCTGGAATCGTGGTCAACGATCCTGACTTGTCATAAACGACGTAGTATCGATCTTTATCGCCACCGCCTCCGCCATGACCCGCCCTTTTGTAGACCGGCGAAGAAGGAGTGCTTGAGGACAAAGTTTGATGATGTTTTGGTCTGAACACTGATTTCAAGAATCTCTGAAGAGAACGAGAGATCTTGTTTGAAAGTTTCTTGTTTCCGGAGGAGGAACAAGAAGTAACCggcggaggaggaagaggatatTCCGGCGAGAGCGAGTTCAGAAGAGGGATTCGGCGGTCGGGGAGGTGAGACATGGACATAGTTCTGGCGGAGGAAGCAGATATAGCTGATTCGAGTTGGCGTTTGAACGAGTTCAGCTCGAAAGAGTCGTAGAGAGAGCTACCACAGTCCCACACGTGTGAACTCGCCTTCTTGTGCTTCATGTTATtattctctttcttctcttcttcctttttggTGTTTTCTACGTTCTGTCTCGAATCTCTGCCTGCAAAATATGTGAGCTCATAAAACGGCTTACATACATATGGGCTTATTATACAAACACGTatatattccataaataatacaagaaaatataaaaagtaatgaCTGATTTAAGCGATATGATCTATGTTCCCACAATCATTtcgtaatattatatttaatggaCAAATGAGGAAAGGGAAATAAAAGTTGAGAAATAGctaaaaatttataagatttcgtaaataaatttaaaactacaaTTCATAAGATGTGGTAAGAAGACATATTTCTGCGGTTTTCATATTTATGCCCAAAATCGTTATGTGAATATAATACTGCTGGTGCTAGAtatatagcttttttttttgatcgagATATATAGCTTAATGAAGaaagcaaacaaacaaacatagagACACACAATcccccatatatatatataccctaTATATATGAGATTTAGCAATTGTAATACAATATATTCAATagagttttctttttccttttttattgcCTACAATTTTGATATGTATATGACTTTGTTCCATGTATGAAATAGTCaaacaaagattttaaaaaagaGAAGACGAACAGAAGGACAAAAGATCGGCAGCTTACCATTTTCCAACTTTTTTATCATCTCAAGTGATGAGGATGACGATCTTGAGTCACTCTTAGTTTGATCTTGATCTTGTTTTGCTTCATCTGAGTTGTGACTCATATTTGCTTGTTCTTTAGCAATATCTTCATCTGCGGCTTGACCAATCAGGACACACTCTTTCATCTCCTTCATATCATCTTCCACTACTTTAGTTGCTATAATCTCTGACTCTAAGGCTTTTGGTTTGACTTTGATCTCCATCTTTATATCTTTTTCGTGCCAAATTGAAGAAAATATACGCAGATCGATCTAAGCgttcagtctttttttttttgaaacacaagcGTTCAGTCTTTAAGTTTACAATAATAACTATGGAAAATGGAAACCTGTGAATTGTAATATTTGGGTGGGTGTTGCGTATTAATAGgatgtatatatatcatattatatatgtatggag
The sequence above is drawn from the Raphanus sativus cultivar WK10039 chromosome 7, ASM80110v3, whole genome shotgun sequence genome and encodes:
- the LOC108829706 gene encoding uncharacterized protein LOC108829706, producing MEIKVKPKALESEIIATKVVEDDMKEMKECVLIGQAADEDIAKEQANMSHNSDEAKQDQDQTKSDSRSSSSSLEMIKKLENGRDSRQNVENTKKEEEKKENNNMKHKKASSHVWDCGSSLYDSFELNSFKRQLESAISASSARTMSMSHLPDRRIPLLNSLSPEYPLPPPPVTSCSSSGNKKLSNKISRSLQRFLKSVFRPKHHQTLSSSTPSSPVYKRAGHGGGGGDKDRYYVVYDKSGSLTTIPESTEKEVGPEINSLVRKTVSERFPASRVAGITCA